The following is a genomic window from Clostridium fungisolvens.
GGCAAAAAACAGTTGTTAGAGCAAGTTATAAGCTTTGAATTATTATATAAATTTGGCGTAGATAATGAATTCGATAAATCACAAGAGTTTTTAAGCCAAATGGAAAAAGTTAAGAAGGATATATTGACTCAGATAATAATTAATAAAGTACTTTCAGAAATAACAGTGACTGACGAAGAAGCGCTTAAATATTATGAAGAAAATAAGGAAGCTTATATGGAACCAGAAACTGTTTCAGCTAAGCATATACTTTTAGATTCTGAAGATAAATTAAAGGAAATAAGAGAAGATATAATTTCTGGAAAGAAATCTTTTGAACAATCAGCATCAGAATATTCAACTTGTCCTTCAAGCGAACAAGGTGGGGATTTAGGAGCATTCTCAAAGGGAATGATGGTTCCAGAGTTTGAAGAAGCAGCGTTTAATTTACCTGTAGGAGAAGTAAGTGAACCAGTAAAAACTCAATTTGGATTCCATTTAATAAAGGTAGCTTCAAAGAACCCAGCTTTAGTTAAAAGCTTTGATGAAGTAAAAAAGGATGTAGTAAATGAATTAATTCAACAAAGACAAGAGAGAAAGTATCTTG
Proteins encoded in this region:
- a CDS encoding peptidylprolyl isomerase, whose product is MDKNILAIVGGNEITERDLMDVIERYPENRRGVFASEMGKKQLLEQVISFELLYKFGVDNEFDKSQEFLSQMEKVKKDILTQIIINKVLSEITVTDEEALKYYEENKEAYMEPETVSAKHILLDSEDKLKEIREDIISGKKSFEQSASEYSTCPSSEQGGDLGAFSKGMMVPEFEEAAFNLPVGEVSEPVKTQFGFHLIKVASKNPALVKSFDEVKKDVVNELIQQRQERKYLDFVQELASKYGVERK